From one Silurus meridionalis isolate SWU-2019-XX chromosome 23, ASM1480568v1, whole genome shotgun sequence genomic stretch:
- the LOC124376610 gene encoding zinc finger protein 391-like produces the protein MCVLFFRSGGKYDHMALKSSGTTCAVRGCTYNQTKLNLWLREQCFIHKPKVRSECTCERRYRFHRLPKEDEAKRHWLQNLNLKKPPKTLYVCSFHFVDQQPTKNNPYPTLYLGYEKPPDNNPRVFRVEDTSSSPDSGSFRQFVMEAAEVLPRPSGKPLHTPAHSQVSEDMRTNHRKPIKKEDNTDKGHLCGTASTEGHVTPAHGKKPVIKEEPDDEDYLCEGTSNAVLPSRSLDDQNEKYKIMLVKEEESDEEGGMCTTTVCEMDDVQVVSCFWCSLSYTSQTDLESHIRRAHNDEYEKVVISGEIQNLIFTPEIPSDSFPTKVYCCVQCGNRFTNKSNLKAHERTHTGEKPYQCSQCGKNFTRQSSLQQHQVVHTGEKPHRCLECGKTFTRQSSLQQHRRIHTGEKPHHCEECGKRFPRQSDLHKHQRIHTGEKPYQCSQCGKSFSQKGNLQTHQQIHTEEKPYQCSQCGKSFAWQSTFHTHQRIHARKAMSGVTV, from the exons ATGTGCGTTTTGTTTTTCAGGTCTGGAGGTAAATATGATCACATGGCGTTAAAAAGCTCGGGAACGACGTGTGCTGTTCGGGGTTGCACGTATAACCAGACGAAGCTGAATCTGTGGCTCAGAGAGCAGTGTTTTATTCACAAACCCAAAGTTCGCTCTGAATGTACCTGCGAGAGAAGATACAGATTTCACCGACTTCCGAAAGAAGACGAAGCGAAACGACACTGGCTCCAAAACCTGAATTTAAAAAAGCCTCCTAAAACGCTGTACGTCTGCTCTTTTCACTTTGTGGATCAACAACCAACCAAGAACAACCCCTATCCCACTCTTTACCTCGGCTATGAGAAACCTCCAGACAACAACCCGCGGGTCTTCAGGGTGGAGGACACTTCCAGCTCTCCAG attctgGATCTTTTAGACAGTTTGTAATGGAGGCAGCAGAGGTGCTGCCGAGGCCTTCAGGAAAACCTCTACACACTCCTGCTCACTCACAG GTGTCTGAGGACATGAGAACAAACCATCGCAAACCTATTAAAAAGGAAGACAATACAGATAAAGGCCACCTCT GTGGAACAGCGAGCACTGAGGGACACGTCACACCTGCACATGGAAAGAAACCTGTAATAAAGGAAGAACCTGACGATGAAGATTACCTct GTGAAGGAACATCAAACGCTGTGTTGCCCAGTCGCTCTTTGGACGACcagaatgaaaaatataaaatcatgctTGTGAAAGAGGAAGAGTCCGACGAGGAAGGTGGCATGTGTACAACAACAGTTTGTG aAATGGATGACGTACAGGTCGTCTCCTGCTTCTGGTGTTCTTTGTCCTACACTTCTCAAACCGACCTCGAAAGCCACATTAGGAGAGCCCATAATGACGAATATGAGAAAGTGGTGATCTCCGGAGAGATTCAGAACCTAATATTTACTCCAGAAATACCTTCTGACTCCTTCCCAACCAAAGTTTATTGCTGCGTGCAGTGTGGGAATAGGTTTACCAACAAGAGCAACCTGAAAGCGCACGAGCGCacccacacaggagagaaaccgTATCAGTGTTCACAGTGCGGCAAGAACTTCACGCGCCAGAGCTCTCTCCAGCAGCACCAGGTGGTTCATACGGGCGAGAAGCCACATCGCTGCTTGGAGTGCGGTAAGACTTTTACTCGCCAGAGCTCTCTCCAGCAGCACCGGCGCATTCACACCGGGGAGAAACCGCATCACTGTGAGGAGTGCGGCAAACGCTTTCCTCGCCAGAGCGACCTCCACAAGCACCAGCGCATCCACACAGGGGAGAAGCCGTATCAGTGCTCACAGTGTGGCAAGAGTTTTAGCCAAAAGGGTAACCTTCAGACTCACCAACAAATCCATACAGAagagaagccgtatcagtgCTCACAGTGCGGCAAGAGCTTTGCCTGGCAGAGTACGTTCCATACGCACCAGCGCATTCATGCAAGAAAAGCCATGTCAGGTGTCACAGTGTGA
- the LOC124376614 gene encoding zinc finger protein 525-like isoform X2: MNPSQLQDFSCSWCSLPCPSELSLRKHIRRLHYKEHQRKYENLKTKTSDEEVQKDIFPCSVCGKSFSQQSNLHRHLRVHTGEKPHSCSECGKAFAHKCNLQRHERLHGGGPKYECLECGKSFAQPSYLQQHQVIHRGEKPYRCSECGKSFIRQSDLQQHRVVHTGEKPHRCLDCGKSFIRQSNLIRHRRVHTGEKPYYCSECGKTFAQQSYLQQHQRVHTGEKPYRCSECGKSFIRHSNLQDHLLVHTMVKPYRCSQCGKSFTRQNELQTHQRIHTGEKPYHCSECGKSFRGKRHLRAHQVIHTAEKTYYCSLCRKSFHQHTGLQNHLCLHTGDTPYHCFTLWDEFYPTERS, translated from the coding sequence ATGAACCCTTCCCAGTTACAAGACTTCTCCTGCTCCTGGTGTTCACTTCCCTGCCCATCTGAACTTTCCCTCCGGAAGCACATCAGAAGATTGCACTATAAAGAACATCAGCGGAAATATGAGAACCTGAAGACTAAGACCTCTGATGAAGAAGTGCAGAAAGACATCTTTCCCTGTTCTgtgtgtgggaagagtttttcCCAGCAGAGTAACCTACACCGACACCTTCGTGTTCACACTGGAGAaaaaccccatagctgctcagagTGTGGAAAAGCCTTTGCCCACAAGTGCAACCTGCAGAGACACGAGCGCCTTCACGGCGGAGGACCGAAGTACGAGTGCTTGGAGTGCGGGAAGAGTTTCGCCCAGCCAAGTTACCTCCAGCAGCACCAGGTCATCCACAGAGGAGAGAAACCGTATCGGTGCTCAGAGTGCGGCAAGAGCTTCATCCGCCAGAGCGATCTCCAGCAGCACCGAGTCGTCCACACGGGAGAAAAGCCACACCGCTGCTTGGACTGCGGCAAAAGTTTTATACGCCAGAGCAATCTCATCCGGCATCGACGCGTTCACACGGGGGAGAAACCCTATTACTGCTCCGAGTGTGGAAAAACCTTCGCTCAGCAAAGTTATCTCCAGCAgcaccagcgtgtccacaccggagagaagccgtatcggTGCTCCGAGTGTGGCAAGAGTTTTATCCGCCACAGTAACCTCCAGGATCATCTTCTGGTTCACACTATGGTGAAGCCATATCGCTGctcacagtgtgggaagagcTTTACCCGGCAGAATGAACTCCAGACACACCAGCGCATACACACCGGAGAGAAACCCTATCATTGCTCCGAGTGCGGCAAGAGTTTCAGAGGCAAGAGGCATCTCCGAGCACACCAGGTCATCCACACGGCCGAGAAGACCTATTACTGCTCATTGTGTAGGAAGAGCTTTCATCAGCATACTGGTCTCCAAAACCACCTCTGCCTGCACACAGGAGACACGCCGTACCACTGCTTCACTCTGTGGGATGAGTTTTATCCCACAGAGCGCTCTTAA
- the LOC124376614 gene encoding zinc finger protein OZF-like isoform X1, whose protein sequence is MMESAEAQLGCRNPPHTPVYTQLLEDVQTETCGETSGSEGHHSPVDNQKRIKKEEYDDEDFLCGWSSVGDVTLRDIQEHVIKEEADDEDYHCEGTSVGQINPAEDLHGGNKDIKDEDTHEEGYICTATVCEMNPSQLQDFSCSWCSLPCPSELSLRKHIRRLHYKEHQRKYENLKTKTSDEEVQKDIFPCSVCGKSFSQQSNLHRHLRVHTGEKPHSCSECGKAFAHKCNLQRHERLHGGGPKYECLECGKSFAQPSYLQQHQVIHRGEKPYRCSECGKSFIRQSDLQQHRVVHTGEKPHRCLDCGKSFIRQSNLIRHRRVHTGEKPYYCSECGKTFAQQSYLQQHQRVHTGEKPYRCSECGKSFIRHSNLQDHLLVHTMVKPYRCSQCGKSFTRQNELQTHQRIHTGEKPYHCSECGKSFRGKRHLRAHQVIHTAEKTYYCSLCRKSFHQHTGLQNHLCLHTGDTPYHCFTLWDEFYPTERS, encoded by the exons ATGATGGAATCAGCAGAGGCACAACTGGGCTGCAGAAATcctccacacactcctgttTACACACAG CTTTTGGAAGATGTGCAGACAGAAACCTGTGGAGAAACATCAGGCTCTGAGGGACACCACAGCCCCGTAGACAATCAGAAAcgcataaaaaaagaagaatatgatGATGAGGACTTTCTCT GTGGATGGAGCTCTGTGGGGGACGTTACACTTAGGGACATACAGGAACATGTAATAAAGGAAGAAGCAGACGATGAAGACTACCACT GTGAAGGAACATCTGTGGGCCAAATCAACCCTGCGGAGGACCTGCATGGTGGGAATAAGGATATAAAAGATGAAGACACACATGAAGAAGGCTACATATGTACTGCAACAGTCTGTG aaATGAACCCTTCCCAGTTACAAGACTTCTCCTGCTCCTGGTGTTCACTTCCCTGCCCATCTGAACTTTCCCTCCGGAAGCACATCAGAAGATTGCACTATAAAGAACATCAGCGGAAATATGAGAACCTGAAGACTAAGACCTCTGATGAAGAAGTGCAGAAAGACATCTTTCCCTGTTCTgtgtgtgggaagagtttttcCCAGCAGAGTAACCTACACCGACACCTTCGTGTTCACACTGGAGAaaaaccccatagctgctcagagTGTGGAAAAGCCTTTGCCCACAAGTGCAACCTGCAGAGACACGAGCGCCTTCACGGCGGAGGACCGAAGTACGAGTGCTTGGAGTGCGGGAAGAGTTTCGCCCAGCCAAGTTACCTCCAGCAGCACCAGGTCATCCACAGAGGAGAGAAACCGTATCGGTGCTCAGAGTGCGGCAAGAGCTTCATCCGCCAGAGCGATCTCCAGCAGCACCGAGTCGTCCACACGGGAGAAAAGCCACACCGCTGCTTGGACTGCGGCAAAAGTTTTATACGCCAGAGCAATCTCATCCGGCATCGACGCGTTCACACGGGGGAGAAACCCTATTACTGCTCCGAGTGTGGAAAAACCTTCGCTCAGCAAAGTTATCTCCAGCAgcaccagcgtgtccacaccggagagaagccgtatcggTGCTCCGAGTGTGGCAAGAGTTTTATCCGCCACAGTAACCTCCAGGATCATCTTCTGGTTCACACTATGGTGAAGCCATATCGCTGctcacagtgtgggaagagcTTTACCCGGCAGAATGAACTCCAGACACACCAGCGCATACACACCGGAGAGAAACCCTATCATTGCTCCGAGTGCGGCAAGAGTTTCAGAGGCAAGAGGCATCTCCGAGCACACCAGGTCATCCACACGGCCGAGAAGACCTATTACTGCTCATTGTGTAGGAAGAGCTTTCATCAGCATACTGGTCTCCAAAACCACCTCTGCCTGCACACAGGAGACACGCCGTACCACTGCTTCACTCTGTGGGATGAGTTTTATCCCACAGAGCGCTCTTAA